In the genome of Grus americana isolate bGruAme1 chromosome 16, bGruAme1.mat, whole genome shotgun sequence, one region contains:
- the LOC129213592 gene encoding cytochrome b-c1 complex subunit 9, whose translation MALLRQAYSALFRRTSTFALTIVLGAVVFERAFDQGADAIFEHLNEGKLWKHIKHKYETNED comes from the exons ATGGCGCTGCTGCGGCAGGCGTACAGCGCGCTGTTCCGCCGCACCTCCACCTTCGCCCTCACCATCGTCCTGGGTGCCGTCGTCTTCGAGCGCGCCTTCGACCAGGGCGCCGATGCCATCTTCGAGCACCTCAACGAGGGG AAACTGTGGAAACACATCAAGCACAAGTACGAGACAAATGAAGACTGA
- the ASCC2 gene encoding activating signal cointegrator 1 complex subunit 2 isoform X2: MQKCLHRSVFLTFLRMSTHKESKDHFITPSVFGEIIYNNFLFDIPKILDLCVLFGKGNGLLLQKMIENIFTQQPSYFSDLDETLPTVLQVFNNILHKCGLQCEGASAEPQKLEERVNVTPGNMPLQELKDIVLYLCDTSTTIWAFLDVFPLACQTFQKHEFCYRLASFYELAIPELESAIKKRHYEDNSVFADLWRRISHSRKKMIEAFHILINQVCLQPILESSCENIQPFIEEFLQIFTSVLQERRFLRDYDELFPVEDDVSLLQQASSTLDETRTAYILQAVESAWEGVDRKKTQVVTDQTPPLAASNGASAIVESAAEEVEELRAAYASEDECAGAAAAPIAKVSGVELDSLISQVKDLLPDLGEGFILACLEEYSYNAEQVINNILEDKLVPNLDKLARTMPRQLKPDPTPLVTSRYNVFQNDEFDVFSRDSVDVSRIQKGKRREKDTTRSLLNDKRLVAEQKERYSQYSVIVEEIPVQQGEAQLYKEDYEDEYDDTYDGNQVGANDADSDDELISRRPFTIPQVLRPKGQEEGQEEEEEDEEEEEEEAEKERAKDHFVQDPAVLRERAEARRLAYLARKGHKHDSSAVVGNVKGHGQNRETVQERRKKEANKSTRANHNRRVMADRKRNKGMIPS, encoded by the exons ATGCAGAAATGTCTTCATCGGAGCGTCTTCCTGACTTTTCTCAGAATGTCCACTCACAAGGAGTCCAag GATCATTTTATCACTCCCTCTGTCTTTGGAGAAATTATTTACAATAACTTCCTGTTCGACATCCCCAAGATTCTGGATCTCTGTGTGCTTTTTGGAAAAGGAAACGGTCTCCTGCTCCAGAAGATGATCG AAAATATCTTCACTCAGCAACCGAGTTACTTCAGTGACCTAGACGAAACTCTGCCCACTGTCCTCCAG GTGTTCAACAATATTTTGCATAAGTGTGGCTTGCAGTGTGAAGGAGCCTCTGCTGAGCcccagaaactggaagaaagAGTAAATGTGACTCCGGGGAACATGCCCCTCCAG GAGCTGAAGGATATTGTGCTGTACTTATGCGACACTAGCACAACAATCTGGGCGTTTCTTGATGTCTTCCCATTGGCTTGCCAGACCTTCCAAAAACATGAGTTTTGCTACAG ATTAGCTTCATTTTATGAATTGGCAATTCCTGAGCTGGAATCTGCAATTAAGAAGAGGCATTATGAGGATAACAG TGTTTTTGCTGATCTGTGGAGGAGAATTTCACATTCCAGGAAGAAGATGATAGAAGCTTTCCACATCCTAATAAACCAAGTCTGTCTGCAGCCCATCTTAGAAAGCAG ctgtgagAACATTCAGCCTTTTATTGAAGAATTTCTACAGATCTTCACATCGGTGCTTCAGGAAAGGAG ATTTCTCCGTGACTATGATGAGCTGTTTCCTGTTGAGGATGATGTCAGTCTGCTTCAGCAAGCATCCTCCACGCT AGACGAGACCAGGACAGCCTATATCCTCCAAGCAGTGGAAAGTGCGTGGGAAGGGgtagacaggaaaaaaacacaagtcGTTACAGATCAAACACCACCACTGGCAGCATCTAATGGAGCGTCAGCAATAGTGGAGAGTGCTGCTGAGGAGGTGGAAGAGCTCAGGGCTGCTTATGCATCAGAGGATGAG TGTGCCGGCGCAGCTGCTGCGCCCATTGCCAAGGTGTCAGGGGTGGAGCTGGACTCTCTGATCTCGCAAGTGAAAGACCTGCTGCCAGACCTTGGGGAGGGCTTCATCCTGGCCTGCCTGGAAGAGTACAGTTACAATGCCGAGCAAGTGATCAACAACATTCTAGAAGATAAGCTGGTGCCAAACTTGGATAAGCTGGCCCGTACAATGCCAAG GCAGCTGAAGCCAGACCCTACTCCTCTAGTCACTTCTCGCTATAATGTTTTCCAGAATGATGAGTTTGATGTTTTCAGTAGGGATTCAGTGGATGTTTCTCGAATACAAAAAGGCAAGCG gagagagaaggacacgACCAGGAGTTTGCTGAATGACAAACGCCTGGTTGCTGAGCAGAAGGAGCGCTACAGCCAGTACAGCGTGATTGTGGAGGAGATTCCTGTGCAGCAAGGAGAAGCTCAGCTCTACAAGGAGGACTATGAGGACGAGTACGATGACACTTACGATGGAAACCAAGTGGGGGCGAATGACGCTGACTCGGACGATGAGCTGATCAGTCGGAG GCCCTTCACAATTCCTCAGGTCCTGCGACCTAAAGGACAGGAGGAaggacaggaggaagaggaagaggatgaagaggaggaggaggaagaagctgaaaaggaaagagcaaag GACCATTTTGTGCAGGACCCAGCTGTGCTGCGGGAGAGAGCTGAAGCCAGGCGCCTGGCTTACCTTGCGAGGAAGGG GCACAAGCATGACAGCTCTGCCGTTGTCGGGAACGTGAAGGGCCATGGGCAGAACCGGGAAACGGTGCAGGAACGACGGAAGAaggaagcaaacaaaagcacaaGAGCTAACCATAACCGACGAGTCATGGCTGACAGAAAGCGGAATAAAGGCATGATTCCTTCCTGA
- the ASCC2 gene encoding activating signal cointegrator 1 complex subunit 2 isoform X1 yields the protein MPALPLDELQLTEKDPKTGKLRTLPALRPEIKADRSFVLYRPPPVVRDPALVEEFLERAKFIADDLNWLLALPHDRFWCQVIFDETLQKCLDSYLCNAPRKFDALLDCHPEVNDMQKCLHRSVFLTFLRMSTHKESKDHFITPSVFGEIIYNNFLFDIPKILDLCVLFGKGNGLLLQKMIENIFTQQPSYFSDLDETLPTVLQVFNNILHKCGLQCEGASAEPQKLEERVNVTPGNMPLQELKDIVLYLCDTSTTIWAFLDVFPLACQTFQKHEFCYRLASFYELAIPELESAIKKRHYEDNSVFADLWRRISHSRKKMIEAFHILINQVCLQPILESSCENIQPFIEEFLQIFTSVLQERRFLRDYDELFPVEDDVSLLQQASSTLDETRTAYILQAVESAWEGVDRKKTQVVTDQTPPLAASNGASAIVESAAEEVEELRAAYASEDECAGAAAAPIAKVSGVELDSLISQVKDLLPDLGEGFILACLEEYSYNAEQVINNILEDKLVPNLDKLARTMPRQLKPDPTPLVTSRYNVFQNDEFDVFSRDSVDVSRIQKGKRREKDTTRSLLNDKRLVAEQKERYSQYSVIVEEIPVQQGEAQLYKEDYEDEYDDTYDGNQVGANDADSDDELISRRPFTIPQVLRPKGQEEGQEEEEEDEEEEEEEAEKERAKDHFVQDPAVLRERAEARRLAYLARKGHKHDSSAVVGNVKGHGQNRETVQERRKKEANKSTRANHNRRVMADRKRNKGMIPS from the exons ATGCCAGCATTGCCTCTGGACGAACTCCAGCTGACAGAAAAGGATCCCAAGACAGGGAAGCTGAGAACTTTACCGGCACTG CGcccagaaataaaagcagatcgGTCTTTTGTGCTATACAGACCGCCACCTGTTGTCAGAGACCCTGCTTTAGTGGAAGAATTCTTGGAGCGAGCCAAATTCATTGCAGATGATCTGAACTGGCTTCTGGCTTTGCCTCATGACAGATTTTGGTGCCAG GTAATATTTGATGAGacacttcagaaatgtttggaTTCCTACCTGTGCAATGCCCCTCGCAAGTTTGATGCGTTGTTAGATTGTCATCCAGAGGTGAACGACATGCAGAAATGTCTTCATCGGAGCGTCTTCCTGACTTTTCTCAGAATGTCCACTCACAAGGAGTCCAag GATCATTTTATCACTCCCTCTGTCTTTGGAGAAATTATTTACAATAACTTCCTGTTCGACATCCCCAAGATTCTGGATCTCTGTGTGCTTTTTGGAAAAGGAAACGGTCTCCTGCTCCAGAAGATGATCG AAAATATCTTCACTCAGCAACCGAGTTACTTCAGTGACCTAGACGAAACTCTGCCCACTGTCCTCCAG GTGTTCAACAATATTTTGCATAAGTGTGGCTTGCAGTGTGAAGGAGCCTCTGCTGAGCcccagaaactggaagaaagAGTAAATGTGACTCCGGGGAACATGCCCCTCCAG GAGCTGAAGGATATTGTGCTGTACTTATGCGACACTAGCACAACAATCTGGGCGTTTCTTGATGTCTTCCCATTGGCTTGCCAGACCTTCCAAAAACATGAGTTTTGCTACAG ATTAGCTTCATTTTATGAATTGGCAATTCCTGAGCTGGAATCTGCAATTAAGAAGAGGCATTATGAGGATAACAG TGTTTTTGCTGATCTGTGGAGGAGAATTTCACATTCCAGGAAGAAGATGATAGAAGCTTTCCACATCCTAATAAACCAAGTCTGTCTGCAGCCCATCTTAGAAAGCAG ctgtgagAACATTCAGCCTTTTATTGAAGAATTTCTACAGATCTTCACATCGGTGCTTCAGGAAAGGAG ATTTCTCCGTGACTATGATGAGCTGTTTCCTGTTGAGGATGATGTCAGTCTGCTTCAGCAAGCATCCTCCACGCT AGACGAGACCAGGACAGCCTATATCCTCCAAGCAGTGGAAAGTGCGTGGGAAGGGgtagacaggaaaaaaacacaagtcGTTACAGATCAAACACCACCACTGGCAGCATCTAATGGAGCGTCAGCAATAGTGGAGAGTGCTGCTGAGGAGGTGGAAGAGCTCAGGGCTGCTTATGCATCAGAGGATGAG TGTGCCGGCGCAGCTGCTGCGCCCATTGCCAAGGTGTCAGGGGTGGAGCTGGACTCTCTGATCTCGCAAGTGAAAGACCTGCTGCCAGACCTTGGGGAGGGCTTCATCCTGGCCTGCCTGGAAGAGTACAGTTACAATGCCGAGCAAGTGATCAACAACATTCTAGAAGATAAGCTGGTGCCAAACTTGGATAAGCTGGCCCGTACAATGCCAAG GCAGCTGAAGCCAGACCCTACTCCTCTAGTCACTTCTCGCTATAATGTTTTCCAGAATGATGAGTTTGATGTTTTCAGTAGGGATTCAGTGGATGTTTCTCGAATACAAAAAGGCAAGCG gagagagaaggacacgACCAGGAGTTTGCTGAATGACAAACGCCTGGTTGCTGAGCAGAAGGAGCGCTACAGCCAGTACAGCGTGATTGTGGAGGAGATTCCTGTGCAGCAAGGAGAAGCTCAGCTCTACAAGGAGGACTATGAGGACGAGTACGATGACACTTACGATGGAAACCAAGTGGGGGCGAATGACGCTGACTCGGACGATGAGCTGATCAGTCGGAG GCCCTTCACAATTCCTCAGGTCCTGCGACCTAAAGGACAGGAGGAaggacaggaggaagaggaagaggatgaagaggaggaggaggaagaagctgaaaaggaaagagcaaag GACCATTTTGTGCAGGACCCAGCTGTGCTGCGGGAGAGAGCTGAAGCCAGGCGCCTGGCTTACCTTGCGAGGAAGGG GCACAAGCATGACAGCTCTGCCGTTGTCGGGAACGTGAAGGGCCATGGGCAGAACCGGGAAACGGTGCAGGAACGACGGAAGAaggaagcaaacaaaagcacaaGAGCTAACCATAACCGACGAGTCATGGCTGACAGAAAGCGGAATAAAGGCATGATTCCTTCCTGA